From Heteronotia binoei isolate CCM8104 ecotype False Entrance Well chromosome 3, APGP_CSIRO_Hbin_v1, whole genome shotgun sequence, a single genomic window includes:
- the DHPS gene encoding deoxyhypusine synthase isoform X1: MENVASGIPAGAVAAVLKPSEGLPEGSLTVRGYNFDHGVDYHALLQSYLTTGFQATSFGQAVNEINRMIEAKLTPPGEEEGNHVDLNPYPRHLTGCTIFLGFTSNLISSGIRETIRYLVQHNMVDVLVTTAGGVEEDLIKCLAPTYIGDFSLHGKELRQNGINRIGNLLVPNDNYCKFEDWLMPILDQMVTEQETEGVKWTPSKLIARLGKEINNPESVYYWAQKNSIPVLSPALTDGSLGDMIFFHSYKKPGLVLDIVEDLRLINTQAIFARKTGMIILGGGLVKHHIANANLMRNGADFSVYINTAQEFDGSDSGARPDEAVSWGKIRMDAKPVKVYADASLVFPLLVAETFAQKSNAFAAEKQND, from the exons ATGGAGAATGTGGCATCTGGCATTCCAGCTGGGGCAGTAGCTGCTGTACTGAAGCCCAGTGAGGGACTGCCTGAAGGGAGCCTGACTGTCCGTGGCTATAACTTTGACCATGGGGTGGACTACCACGCCCTACTGCAGTCTTATCTGACCACGGgcttccaagccaccagctttgGGCAGGCGGTGAATGAGATCAACCGTATG ATAGAAGCCAAGCTGACCCCACcgggagaggaggaagggaacCATGTGGACCTGAATCCCTATCCTCGTCACTTAACCGGCTGCACAATTTTCTTGGGCTTCACATCCAACCTCATCAGCTCAGGTATCCGTGAGACCATCCGCTACCTGGTGCAACACAACATG GTTGATGTCCTGGTAACCACAGCAGGCGGAGTTGAAGAAGACCTGATCAAATGCTTGGCACCCACCTACATTGGGGACTTCAGTCTGCATGGGAAGGAGCTCCGACAGAACGGGATTAACAG GATTGGGAATCTGCTGGTGCCCAATGACAACTACTGCAAATTTGAAGACTGGCTGATGCCAATCCTGGACCAGATGGTGACAGAGCAGGAGACAGAG GGTGTGAAGTGGACGCCATCAAAGCTCATTGCCCGACTTGGCAAGGAAATCAACAATCCTGAATCAGTCTACTACTGGGCGCAAAAG AACAGCATCCCTGTGCTGAGTCCTGCACTGACTGACGGCTCCCTAGGAGACATGATTTTCTTCCACTCCTATAAGAAGCCAGGCCTGGTGCTGGACATTGTGGAAG ATCTGAGGCTTATCAACACCCAGGCCATCTTTGCCCGGAAGACAGGAATGATCATCTTGGGTGGAGGTCTCGTCAAGCACCACATTGCCAATGCCAATCTAATG AGAAACGGAGCTGACTTTTCAGTGTATATCAACACGGCACAGGAGTTCGACGGCTCGGATTCGGGAGCTCGGCCCGATGAGGCAGTATCCTGGGGGAAAATACGTATGGATGCAAAACCTGTCAAG GTTTACGCTGATGCTTCCCTGGTCTTCCCGCTGCTGGTCGCAGAGACTTTTGCCCAGAAGTCAAACGCCTTTGCTGCAGAGAAGCAAAATGACTAA
- the DHPS gene encoding deoxyhypusine synthase isoform X2: MPILDQMVTEQETEGVKWTPSKLIARLGKEINNPESVYYWAQKNSIPVLSPALTDGSLGDMIFFHSYKKPGLVLDIVEDLRLINTQAIFARKTGMIILGGGLVKHHIANANLMRNGADFSVYINTAQEFDGSDSGARPDEAVSWGKIRMDAKPVKVYADASLVFPLLVAETFAQKSNAFAAEKQND, translated from the exons ATGCCAATCCTGGACCAGATGGTGACAGAGCAGGAGACAGAG GGTGTGAAGTGGACGCCATCAAAGCTCATTGCCCGACTTGGCAAGGAAATCAACAATCCTGAATCAGTCTACTACTGGGCGCAAAAG AACAGCATCCCTGTGCTGAGTCCTGCACTGACTGACGGCTCCCTAGGAGACATGATTTTCTTCCACTCCTATAAGAAGCCAGGCCTGGTGCTGGACATTGTGGAAG ATCTGAGGCTTATCAACACCCAGGCCATCTTTGCCCGGAAGACAGGAATGATCATCTTGGGTGGAGGTCTCGTCAAGCACCACATTGCCAATGCCAATCTAATG AGAAACGGAGCTGACTTTTCAGTGTATATCAACACGGCACAGGAGTTCGACGGCTCGGATTCGGGAGCTCGGCCCGATGAGGCAGTATCCTGGGGGAAAATACGTATGGATGCAAAACCTGTCAAG GTTTACGCTGATGCTTCCCTGGTCTTCCCGCTGCTGGTCGCAGAGACTTTTGCCCAGAAGTCAAACGCCTTTGCTGCAGAGAAGCAAAATGACTAA